TCTATTGACACAAACTTTGAATGCGTAAATCTATCTTTAGGATAAAGAAATACTTCTGCTCCATATTTTACAAGTTCTTCCAAATAAGTTCTTGAAGCATAATAGACTAAAAAATGATCTCCTTTTTCGGGGAACAATATTTTTACATTTACTCCAGAAAGAGAAGCTACTTTTAAATCAGTAATAATACTTTCATTTGGAATAAAATAAGGAGAAGCTAAATAAATATGATCTGTTGCAATTGATATCATCTTATGGATCATTTGCATTATGGATGAAGATTCGGATTCTGGTCCGCTCACAGCTATTTGTAATAAAGAATTTCCTATATTTTCTTGTTTTTTGAAATATTTTTTTAAATCTTCAGGGTTTTCATTTTTTCTCTCGATTTGTTTTATTTTGTAATAATCTTCTAAAAAAACTTTTTGAAGCCCATTTACTGCTTCACCTATTACTTTCAAATGTAAATCTCTCCAATATCCAAGATCACTATTTCCAATATACTCATCTCCTATATTTATACCGCCTACATAAGCAATTTCGCCATCTATAACAGCTATCTTTCTATGATTTCTATAATTTACTTGCGTATTTATAAATTTTAAAACGGGAGAAAGAAAATAAGTGTAAAAAGCAACATCTATACCGGCTTTTTTTAAATCTTGAATATAACTTTTTTTAAGTCTGCCAGATCCGATTTTATCCATAATAAACTTTATTTCTACGCCTTCTATAGCTTTTTTTATAAGAAGATTTTTCAATTTTTCGCCTGTTTCGTCACTTTTTACGATATAGTATTCTAAATGTATACTTTCTTTTGCATTTTCAATGTCTTTAAAAAAAGAACCAAATTTTTCCCTGCCATCCTTAAAAATTGTTACTTCATTGTTAGAAAACAAAGGAGATCTTGAATTCTTTTTTAGAAGTGTTATTAGTTGTAAATATTCTACAGGTATATTTTCACCAAACGCTTCCATAAGTTTTTCTTTTTCTTTATCGGTTATGCTATGATTATAATCTAAATAAAGATTACTTGTTAACTTTTTCTTTTTCCAATTTCTTCCAAAAAAAAGATAAACTCCAAAACCTATTAACGGAAATACCGCAAATACTAAAAGCCAACTAATAGTTTTTTCGGGCCTTTTCCTTTCTAATATAACTATTGTTATTGCTATAACAGCATAGATTAAAACAAGAAACGTCCAGTATCCAAATTTGTAAACTAAAGCAAATGCCATATATTTCTCACCTAATCTTTTATTTGTTTCCAAAACGAGTATATTTCTTCGTGTATTTTTTCTA
This is a stretch of genomic DNA from Petrotoga sp. 9PWA.NaAc.5.4. It encodes these proteins:
- the cls gene encoding cardiolipin synthase: MAFALVYKFGYWTFLVLIYAVIAITIVILERKRPEKTISWLLVFAVFPLIGFGVYLFFGRNWKKKKLTSNLYLDYNHSITDKEKEKLMEAFGENIPVEYLQLITLLKKNSRSPLFSNNEVTIFKDGREKFGSFFKDIENAKESIHLEYYIVKSDETGEKLKNLLIKKAIEGVEIKFIMDKIGSGRLKKSYIQDLKKAGIDVAFYTYFLSPVLKFINTQVNYRNHRKIAVIDGEIAYVGGINIGDEYIGNSDLGYWRDLHLKVIGEAVNGLQKVFLEDYYKIKQIERKNENPEDLKKYFKKQENIGNSLLQIAVSGPESESSSIMQMIHKMISIATDHIYLASPYFIPNESIITDLKVASLSGVNVKILFPEKGDHFLVYYASRTYLEELVKYGAEVFLYPKDRFTHSKFVSIDGTISTVGTANLDIRSMDLNYETNLLIFDKEKTQEIEKIFFDDLSISTKVSFDYFDKLPLPIKFTEAFCRIFSNLL